DNA from Geobacter sulfurreducens PCA:
CAACGCCCCGTCCCGGCAAGGCCGGCAATGGCCGACGCTTCGCGGCTCGTCAGGATGCGATCGAGATTGACGAGCATGACCAGGGTATCCCGCACCAGGCAGACACCGATCAGGTACTCGGCACTGACCCCGTCGATGGAATGGGGGGGTGGCTTGATGTCACCCACCTGCACCGTGACCACCTCGGTCACGTCATCAACCACGAGCCCCACCAACTGCCGGCTCACCCCAACCACGAGAAGGCGGGCCTCCTCAAGCGCCACCCGCTCGGGCAATTCGAACCGCTTGCGCAGATCGATGACCGGAATCACCATGCCCCTGAGATTGATGACTCCTTCCACAAAGGCCGGCGCCTTGGGGAGCTTCGTCAGCTTCTGGGGGCGGATGATCTCCTTGATCCGCATGATATCGGCGGCAAAGGTGGCGTCGCCGAGGCGGAAGCAGGCGAGCTGTATTTCCTGGATGTCGGTTTCCATGCGTATCCTTCGGGAGCGTGGGTCTGATACGTATGCGAAGGGCGGCCGGCAGCGTCAGGCAGCCAGAAGTCCCTGAATGATCTCGATGATCCGGGCCGACTTGAACGGCTTGGTCACGTAAGCGGAAGCACCGGCCTCCAGCCCCTTGTCACGGTCCTGGGTGCTTTTCTTGGCAGTGAGCATAACCACCGGGATGTGGCGGGTTGACGGGTCGGCCTTGATCATCTGGCAGACCTCGAAGCCATCCATTCCCGGCAACATGATATCGAGAATGATCAGGTCGGGAGGTGTGGCTGCAATATAGTCAAGGGCGGACTTGCCGTCGGTAACCCCTGCCACGGCGTAACCGCGGGAAGACAGCAGAATGCTTTCAAGTTTGAGCAGACTCTCTTCATCTTCGACGATCAGAATCCTTTTCTTTTCCATCGGCATACCCTCCTGGGTATTACATCAATGCTGAATCGAGCACCTTTTCCAGCTGAAGCAGTATGATTATTCCGCCGTCATGGCGGCCTATGCCGTTGACAAATTCACGATCCATGCCATCGAGTACGGCAGGCGGATGCTCGATGGTTGCAACCGGTATCTTGACTACCTGGGTAACCTCGTCCACCAGAAGACCGCACAATCCCTCTCCGTGCTTGACGACGACAATCCGCTCCTTCCCGCGGGCCACGGCATCGGCCAGGCCGAGACGCTCACGCAGGATGAACACGGGAATGATGATGCCGCGCAACGACAGAACCCCGGCGACAAACGGCGGTGAATGGGGCACCTCGGTGGTCTCCCGGGGTTTGATGATCTCCTTCAACTCCATGATATCGATGCCATAGGTCTCGTCGGCCACCCGGAAGCACAGGACTTCCAGATAGGTTTCCGTTTCCCTGGCGGGTTCTGCCTCTGTATCGGAGACAAGGTCTTCCACCAGGGCCGCCCGGCGCCCCTGGAGGATAAGCGCCAGAGGGTCGAGAACGGGCGGAGCGGCCGCCGGCACGGAAGCCGGTACCGGAAGGGCAGCATCATCGGGAGCGAATACATCGTCGGAAAGCTCCTGGAACTCCGGGACCACCGGCGCTGAAGGTGCGTCGGCAGCGGGCCGGGACGGTTCCGGTCGGGGCTCCCGCCGCACGTCGCCCGTCGACGCGGCTCCCCCCTGCTGGCGGTCACGCTGGGCCTTTCTACGTATCTCGGCGATATCCATCATATCCGTTTTCCCTCGCCATGCAAGTTACGACGGCTCCCCACGGAAGCTGTGAGCTGTCAGTACAGGTTCGCCTCATCCCGCAACTCCTCCACCAGAGAGGCGTCGATCCACGCCGCATCCCTGCCGTAGCCGACCAGCAAGGCATTGGTTGCCAGGATATTGATCTTGCGCGGCACGCCGCCCGAAAGTTCATGAATCCGCTGCACCGCGTCCGGGGAAAAAAGCCCCGGCGTCCCCCCGGCCACTTCGAGCCTGAAATCAATATACTCCAGAGTCTCGTCGAGGCTGAGGGGCTGAAGGTGGTAATGGAGTGCAATCCGCTGCCGCAGGGGCTCATGGACCGGGTCGGCCAGGATCTGACGCAGCTCGGGCTGTCCCATGAGGACGACGCTCATGAGGTTCTGGTCGTCCAGCTGGTAGTTGGTGAGAAGCCTGATCTCATCGAACACGTCACGGTCCGGGATGAGCTGGGCCTCGTCCACCACGATCACCGGACAGCGCCCCTCGGCATGCATCAGGTAGAGCGTTTCCGTGAGTTGTTTCAACAGTTCGTCCTTGGCCCCCGCAGGATTGTCGATCCCAAGGCTCCGGGCGATGACCCGCAGAAACTCCAGCGGCGAGAGGCGGGGGTTGAAGATGAAGCAGAAGCGGCACGCCTCGCCCATGGCATCCATGAGCGCCCGGGAAATGGTGGTCTTGCCGCAGCCGATATCGCCGGTCAACAGGGCCAGCTCCCGCTCCTCCACGGCGTACTGAAGCCGCGCAAGGGCCTCCCGGTGCCCCCGCGACAGGAAGAGGTAGCGCGGATCGGGGGTCTTGGAAAACGGCTTTTCCCGCAATCCATAGAATTCCCGGTACATTTACCCCCCGCTCCGCAGGGCTTCGCCGATGATCCCCCCCACATCCATGACGAGGATCGTCCTCTGGTCGCCCAGGTCGGCGGCGCCCGATATCCCCTTGTACCCCTTGAACATGTCGCCCAGTGACTTGATGACGATGTCCTGCTGCCCCACCAGATCGTCCACGATGATGCCCAGCCGTTTTTCGGCCACGCCGACCACTACCACATAGAAGCTGCCGGGCGGTGGAGTCTCGCGCTTGACCTTGAAAAAACGCTCCAGCCGCACCAGCGGCAGAGTGGTCTCCCGAAGCTGGTACACCTCTTTCCGTTCCACGGTAAGGATTTCCCGCTCCTCCACAATGATCGTTTCCAGCACCGACGTGATCGGAATCGCGTAGGTCCGGTCCGCAGTGAGGACCAACAGTGCCTTGATGATGGCGAGGGTGATCGGCAGAGTTATGATGATCCGGCTCCCCTTGCCGAATTCGCTTTCGATGTCGACCATGCCCGACACGGCGGCGATGTTGCTCTTCACCACGTCCATGCCGACGCCCCGGCCCGAGAGTTCACTCACCTTGTCCGCCGTGGAAAAGCCGGGGAGGAAGATGAAGTCGAGGGCGTCCCGGTCGCTCACCCCCTCCAGGGTCTTGATGAGCCCCTTCTCCAGGGCCTTCTGCTTGACTTTCTCGATGTTGAAGCCCCGGCCGTCGTCGGCCACCTCGATGACGACGTGGTTGCCTTTCTGGTAGGAAGAAAGCCTGATCGTTCCCCGCTCGGGCTTGCCGGCGGCAATCCGTTCCTCGGGAGTTTCCAGCCCGTGATCGATGGCATTGCGGATGATGTGGACCATCGGGTCCGAAATATCCTCAATGATCAGCTTGTCCAGCTCGGTGTCTGCGCCGAACAGCTTGAGATCGACCTTTTTACCCTGCTCCCGGGACACCTTCCGAACAATGCGGGACATTTTTTCGAACAGCTGTCCCACCGGGATCATCCGGATTTCCATGACCCCCTTCTGGAGCTCGGTCAGCTTGCGGTCAAGCCCCTTTGCGGCCTTGCCCAGCTCGATGGCGAGAGATGAGAACCCCGCCAGCCTCATGCGGGTGGTAATATCTGCAATGGTGGAGTGGGAAAGGACCAGTTCCCCCACGATGTTCATGAGTTCGTCAAGCTTCCCGATGTCGACCCGGACCGTGCGGCTCATGCTCTTGGCAGTCAGTTGATCATCAATACCGGCCGGCATTGTGGCAGGCGTTGCCAGCACCGGAACGGACGGCAACGGGGAGGACGGCGGCGGGGAAGCCGGGGCTGCGACGGGCAGGGCAGAGCGCTCTTCCGGCTGGGCGGCAGAGCCGTAGTGGATGATGGTGAGCCCGTCCCGGTCGAGCAGTGCGGTCAGACCTTCTTCGTCCAAGTCGGTGCCGAAGAGGATGTCGAAATCTATGAAGGATTCGGGGGAAGTGCTGGCGCTCGGCAGGGTACTGACGACCTCACCCTCTTTTTTGAGCGTGTCGGAGATTTCTCCCAGGTCCTGGTCAAAAGACATGAGACTGAACGATGCATGGATGGAAAAGATGTTCCGACGCTTTTTCACATTTTCCAACAGGCGGTGTTCTTCGTACTCCGTCAGGGAGCTGAGGACCTTCTCGGGCATGCCCAGTTCCCTGAGGGGTGAAACTTCCTGGGCTTCCCGGGCCGAGGCGCAGGCATTGAGTCGTGATACGGCATCCTCGATTGCTGCGCTGTGATCCTCGCCGCTGCCGATGCTGCGGATAATCCCGCTCAGCAGCTCCATGGAATCGAACAGCACGTTCATGGTTTCGGGGGTGAGGGGGATTTTGCCGAGCCGCAGGGAGTCGAGCAGGTTCTCCAGGTTGTGGGACAGGGACTGGATCTCCGTAAAGCCGAACATCCCAGCCAGTCCCTTGAGAGAGTGGGAGCCACGGAAAATGGCGTTCAGGAGATCAGGGTCGCATTCACCGCTGTCGGCACAGTCGCTGAGAGTGACCAGGTCGGTATTGAGCTTCTCGACAATCTCTTCGGCCTCGGCCAGAAAATCATCAACGGCCCTGCCTGATGCGTCGTGCGTGTTGGTCATGGAACCCTCCACCTCTACTCAGGAGGTGTACTTGACGATCAGATCCTGGAGACGGGCCGGGTCGAACGGCTTGACGAGATATTCGTTCGCCCCGAGCGACAGCCCCTTTTCCCGGTCCCGCTCACTCCCTTCGGTTGAAATGATAAAGAGCGGGATGTGCCTGTAATTGTCGCTGGTGCGGACAAAGCTCACCAGCTCAAGCCCGTTGATGTCGGGCATGTTGATATCGGTGATGATCAGGTCGAGCCGCTCGCGGGGAAGCAGGCGCAACGCCTCGAATCCGCTGGAGGCCTCGACGACCTCGAACCCATCCAGCGACTGGATGGTGGCCACCAGCATCGATCGCATGGTGGCAGAGTCTTCGGCAATCAGAATCCTCTTCACGTTCCCCCCTGGACACTTTCGAGAAGCTTGCGCTCCAGAAGCGCCTTTTCCATGGCCACACCGGCCTGGGAGAGAAAAATCTCCAGGGCTTCGGTGCCGCCGATCGGCTTTTTGTCGGGCAGATTGTCGCCGTAGAGGATGGCGACGACCCGCCCCTCGCTCACAATGGGGCCGACAAAAACCTCGTCGGGGATCTCCGGCCCCAGGTGCTCGAACAGGTATCGGTTCCAGGCGGCCGGCTCAGGCCTCACCACGGCTGGATGCTTGGCTTCAATGATCGCGCTGAAGAGGGATTCTCCGTTACGCGGAATTCGCAGTCTTCTCACTCGCGCGTCGGCGACTCCCCCGGTCTCCTCGATGCCGAACTGGCCAAGCCCGACGATCTCGTCGCGCCTCACCATGAAAATGATCGCCCGATTCATGAACTCGGCGGCAAAACGGAGGACCATCAAGGTAACGCCTCCGCCGAGGGCGGGATTGGACAGCTCTTCGAGCATCCCCCGCAGCAGCGCTATGCCGGTGCTCGGTTCCACGGACTCGACCTCGCCGTTCAGGTCGTCGCCGAGTTCCAGGCGCAACTCATGCCCCAGATTCACCATGTCGCCCGTGGCAACGGCGAGTTCGCCGGCCCGGAGTCTCCAAAGCACATCCAGCAGATCACGGCAGAAACGGTCGGCTTCCCGGGAGTCACCCATCTGGGCTCTCCGCGGCTTGATGAGGTGGGGATACCCCAGCGCCCCGACCCGGCGTTCGGCGTCACTGTTATGGTAGTCGGACATGACCAGGAGCCGGAGGTCGGGAAAATTGTTCCGCACGAGCTCCACGAGTTCGAGACCGCCCAGAATACCCGTGCCGTCCATGCGCGGCATGATGAGATCCGCAAGAACCACCGGCCGCTTTCCCTTGCGATAGAGGGAATCGATCCGGATCAGCGCATCCTCGCTTCGCTCCTGCTGATAAACCCGGTAGCCTCCCTGCTCCAGCGCCGCAGCAAGCGTCTCCCGGGTCAGATCATCGTCGTCGACAAGGACAAGCGACACCGGCTCTTCGGCCTTTGCCGCCGCGTCCGGCTGCAAGCGGGTCTGGCCGGAAGCAGGGGGTTCCTCCATGCCGGACAGGTGCGGGACCGCTGCCTGAGGCGCAACAGCGGGAGGGAGGTTTCCGCGATGCCGCTGCTCGTCGATGAGCCGCGCGCCTTCCATGGCCAGGAACTGAGGATTCAGCCCCTGGTCGAGCATGAACTGCATCGGGTCCATCCGGATGTTGTCGACCGCTTCCACGTTCTCCTGAAGCTCGAAGTCGAAGGTTCCCTCGACCCAGGCGAACAGCGAGTAGACAACTTTTTCGAACTGCTCCCGGACCACCTCGTCGATGGCTGCCGCCGCGACCCCGTACTGGCGGATCAGGATCGAGCCGAGCCGCTCCTGGAATCCTTCCCGTTCCTGAAGGGCAAGGGCGCCGCGGAGGGTCGCCAGGTCGATGAGCCCCTTGCGGATCAGCAGCTCGCCGAGGCTTTCCTGGAAACTGCTCGACGACGCCCGGATCACTTTGCCCTGGCGGAAAGCGATCTCGCCCAGTCGTCCCCTGCTGTTGACCCGCAAGACACCCGATTTACGGGAAAGGCTCACAATCTGGAGAATTTCCCCCAGGCCCAGATCTTCCAGGTTGCCGACGAGACTCATACCCGAATCCTGTCAACAAGCCGCGGATTGGTGCTGGAAGCGGCGCCCATCATAAACCATCGACCCATGCAAGTAAAGTGGTTACGGCTCCCCGCGAGAGGCCGTCCAGCCGCCGTTTACGCTCGTTCGGAGGGCTAGCGCTCCCGTCCCCTGAACAGGAGACGCAAAGGCGTTCCGGTAAAATCGAACGCCTCGCGGAATTTATTGACAAGGTACCGTTCATAGGAAAAGTGCATCCCATCCGGCCGATTGGTGAAAATGACAAAGGTGGGGGGCCTGGTCCCCACTTGGGTGGCGAAGTAGAACTTGACCCGCCGCCCCATGACGAGCGGATGGTGATGACTCTCCACCGCTGCCGAAAAGATCCGGTTGAGCTCCGAGGTGGTGACCCGTTTCACGTACTGGGCCATGACCTTTTCCACCTCTTCCATGATCCGGTTGAGCCGCTGGCCTGTTTTAGCCGACACAAATACTATCGGCACAAAGGCGAGATACTTGAATTCAGTCCTGATCTTATCCACGAAGCGCCCCACGGAGCTGTTGTCCTTCTCAATGGCGTCCCACTTGTTGACCACGAAGATACAGGCCTTGCCCGCCTCGAAGGCATAGCCGGCAATCCGTTCGTCCTGCTCGGTCACCCCCTCCTCGGCATTGAGCACGATGAGGACCACGTCGGCCCGCTCGATGCTGCGCAGGGAGTCCACCACGCTGTATTTTTCGATCTTCTGGGTGGTCTTCCCCTTGCGCCGGATGCCCGCGGTATCGATGAGGAGGTAGCGCTTCTTGTTGCAGGTGAACCAAGTGTCCACGGAATCCCGGGTGGTGCCGGGAGTCGGATTGGCCACCACCCGCTCGTATCCCAGCAGCCGGTTGACCAGGGAGGACTTGCCCACATTGGGGCGGCCCACAACGGCAATCTTGGTCGCATTGCGCTCCTCGGGGCTGGTGGTCCGCTGGGGCAGGGCCGCCACCACCTCGTCCATCAGGTCGCGCACGCCGCGGTTGTGCTCCGCTGAAATGGTAAGCAGATTGTCGACTCCCAGGGAGTAGAACTCGGATGCCGCCACCTCAAGGGTTTCGCCATCCACCTTGTTGACCACGAAGAAGACCGGCTTGTCCACCCGCCGGAGCATCTCCACCACCTCCACATCGGCGGGGTTGAGCCCGGCACGGCCGTCCATAAGGAAGAGGATCACGTCAGCCTCTTCCATGGCGAGCCGGGACTGCTCACGCATCTGCTGGAGGAGCCGGTCGGAACTCTCTGGCTCGAACCCGCCGGTGTCGATCAGGATGAAGGGGACGTCGAAACGGGTGACCGTTTCGTAATTGCGGTCCCGGGTTACGCCGGGCATATCGTCAACTATCGCCTTGCGGCGCCCCACGAGACGGTTGAAAAGGGTCGACTTGCCCACATTGGGGCGACCTACTATGGCAACGATCGGCAGTATCATCGGTATCCGAGCTCCTTGAGTATATTCGGGTTTTCGCTCCAGTCCCTGCGGACCCGCACGAAGAGTTCCAGAAACACCTTCGTGTCGAGCAACCGCTCGATCTCCAGCCGGGCCTCGCTGCCGATCTGCTTGAGCATGGCCCCCTTGCGGCCGATAATGATCCCCTTCTGGGAATCGCGCTCCACCGTGATGGTGGCGGAAATGGAGACGAGGCCGCCGTCCTCCCGCTCCCGAAAGCTGTCCACCTCCACGGCGGTGGAGTAGGGAATCTCGTCCCGGGTGAGGCGAAAGACCTTTTCCCGCACGATCTCGGCCACAATGAACCGCTCGGGCAAATCCGTAAGGATGTCGTCCGGGAAGTAGACCGGCCCCTCGGGCAGGGTATCGCGCACCACCTCTACCAGCCGCTCCACATTCTCACCGGTTTCCGCGGAAACCGGCACCACTTCGCGGAAGGGAAACAGTTCGGCATAGGCGGTGAGCCGCTCGGCCAGGATGTCCGGATCGATGAGGTCGATCTTGTTGACAACAAGGAAAACGGGCACATTCACACTGGGCAGAAGTCCCGCGATCTCCCGCTCCTGGTCGCCCGGAGCCCGGTTGGCCTCCACCAGCAGCATGACCAGATCTACCTCGCGGATGGAGGAAAGGGCCTCCTCCACCATGAATTTGTTGAGCCGCGAACGGGCGTGGTGGATTCCCGGCGTGTCGATGAACACGATCTGGGCGCCGGGCAGATTGTGGATTCCCTGGATGCGGTTGCGGGTCGTCTGGGGTTTGTCCGAGGTGATGACGATCTTTTCCCCGAGGATCCGGTTGAGAAGCGTCGACTTCCCCACGTTGGGGCGGCCGATGATCGAGACAAAGCCCGAGCGGAATGGCGTTTTCGACAACATAGTACTCCTTGTGAGTGTGGCCGCTGCAAGGGCGGCGTTCAGTCTGTCAGACTGCCGGCAACGGTGCCGCCGGCGTGAGTCAGGGTAAGGGTATCGGGTGCCGCGGTGGGACAGCCGGCAACACCGGTGACGACGATCCCCCGCCGTTCCAGCAGGCGGGACAGGTTGACGCGCCGCTGTCCCACCACATCGGAAATCCGCGCGGGGGCACAGGCCACCGACACCACGGTTCCCGCGGCAAGGCCGGTGGTAAGCCGCTCCAGCAGCCGGTACCAGAGCTCGCCCTCCACGAGCTGACGCAGGGCCGGGTGCCAGGGACCCGCCAGCACCGAACGTTCCAGGATATCCGTCGGCTGAAGGCCCAGCCGGATGACCGGGACCCCGGCCCGCTTGCAGGCCAGCAGCATGTCGGCACAAAGAGGTACGGCATCGGCAAGGGTCAAGGGGGTGTAGCTCCCTTCGGCCCAGAATTCGGCAAGCCTGGTCCCCGCCACTACCAGGGTCGGGTAGATGCGGAGGGAGACGGGTTTCAGATCGAGGATCCGGGTGAGGGAATCCAGTGAGCGCTCCCGGCTGTCGCCGGGCAGTCCGGGCATCAGTTGCGCCCCCACGGCGATCCCCTCGCTCCGCAGGACATCGAATGCCCGCACCGTGTCAGCGGCCGAGTGCCCTCTGCCGGACACATCCAGGACTTGGTCGTCCATGGATTGAACGCCCAGTTCCACGCTGGCTACCCCCATGGACTTCAAAAAGCCGGCTGTTTCGGCATCGAGGGCGTCGGGCCGGGTGGAGAGCCGCACGCTCCTGACGGAACCATCGTGCC
Protein-coding regions in this window:
- the der gene encoding ribosome biogenesis GTPase Der, translated to MILPIVAIVGRPNVGKSTLFNRLVGRRKAIVDDMPGVTRDRNYETVTRFDVPFILIDTGGFEPESSDRLLQQMREQSRLAMEEADVILFLMDGRAGLNPADVEVVEMLRRVDKPVFFVVNKVDGETLEVAASEFYSLGVDNLLTISAEHNRGVRDLMDEVVAALPQRTTSPEERNATKIAVVGRPNVGKSSLVNRLLGYERVVANPTPGTTRDSVDTWFTCNKKRYLLIDTAGIRRKGKTTQKIEKYSVVDSLRSIERADVVLIVLNAEEGVTEQDERIAGYAFEAGKACIFVVNKWDAIEKDNSSVGRFVDKIRTEFKYLAFVPIVFVSAKTGQRLNRIMEEVEKVMAQYVKRVTTSELNRIFSAAVESHHHPLVMGRRVKFYFATQVGTRPPTFVIFTNRPDGMHFSYERYLVNKFREAFDFTGTPLRLLFRGRER
- a CDS encoding chemotaxis protein CheW; the encoded protein is MMDIAEIRRKAQRDRQQGGAASTGDVRREPRPEPSRPAADAPSAPVVPEFQELSDDVFAPDDAALPVPASVPAAAPPVLDPLALILQGRRAALVEDLVSDTEAEPARETETYLEVLCFRVADETYGIDIMELKEIIKPRETTEVPHSPPFVAGVLSLRGIIIPVFILRERLGLADAVARGKERIVVVKHGEGLCGLLVDEVTQVVKIPVATIEHPPAVLDGMDREFVNGIGRHDGGIIILLQLEKVLDSALM
- a CDS encoding response regulator encodes the protein MKRILIAEDSATMRSMLVATIQSLDGFEVVEASSGFEALRLLPRERLDLIITDINMPDINGLELVSFVRTSDNYRHIPLFIISTEGSERDREKGLSLGANEYLVKPFDPARLQDLIVKYTS
- a CDS encoding elongator complex protein 3 yields the protein MTRPVIVPFFISHQGCPHRCVFCDQERIAGRAGRLPSAAEIHSAVKTFGRGRPVEAAFYGGTFTSLPRNEQERLLAALQPLRHDGSVRSVRLSTRPDALDAETAGFLKSMGVASVELGVQSMDDQVLDVSGRGHSAADTVRAFDVLRSEGIAVGAQLMPGLPGDSRERSLDSLTRILDLKPVSLRIYPTLVVAGTRLAEFWAEGSYTPLTLADAVPLCADMLLACKRAGVPVIRLGLQPTDILERSVLAGPWHPALRQLVEGELWYRLLERLTTGLAAGTVVSVACAPARISDVVGQRRVNLSRLLERRGIVVTGVAGCPTAAPDTLTLTHAGGTVAGSLTD
- a CDS encoding chemotaxis protein CheW — encoded protein: METDIQEIQLACFRLGDATFAADIMRIKEIIRPQKLTKLPKAPAFVEGVINLRGMVIPVIDLRKRFELPERVALEEARLLVVGVSRQLVGLVVDDVTEVVTVQVGDIKPPPHSIDGVSAEYLIGVCLVRDTLVMLVNLDRILTSREASAIAGLAGTGR
- the era gene encoding GTPase Era; protein product: MSKTPFRSGFVSIIGRPNVGKSTLLNRILGEKIVITSDKPQTTRNRIQGIHNLPGAQIVFIDTPGIHHARSRLNKFMVEEALSSIREVDLVMLLVEANRAPGDQEREIAGLLPSVNVPVFLVVNKIDLIDPDILAERLTAYAELFPFREVVPVSAETGENVERLVEVVRDTLPEGPVYFPDDILTDLPERFIVAEIVREKVFRLTRDEIPYSTAVEVDSFREREDGGLVSISATITVERDSQKGIIIGRKGAMLKQIGSEARLEIERLLDTKVFLELFVRVRRDWSENPNILKELGYR
- a CDS encoding response regulator, producing MEKKRILIVEDEESLLKLESILLSSRGYAVAGVTDGKSALDYIAATPPDLIILDIMLPGMDGFEVCQMIKADPSTRHIPVVMLTAKKSTQDRDKGLEAGASAYVTKPFKSARIIEIIQGLLAA
- a CDS encoding response regulator; its protein translation is MSLVGNLEDLGLGEILQIVSLSRKSGVLRVNSRGRLGEIAFRQGKVIRASSSSFQESLGELLIRKGLIDLATLRGALALQEREGFQERLGSILIRQYGVAAAAIDEVVREQFEKVVYSLFAWVEGTFDFELQENVEAVDNIRMDPMQFMLDQGLNPQFLAMEGARLIDEQRHRGNLPPAVAPQAAVPHLSGMEEPPASGQTRLQPDAAAKAEEPVSLVLVDDDDLTRETLAAALEQGGYRVYQQERSEDALIRIDSLYRKGKRPVVLADLIMPRMDGTGILGGLELVELVRNNFPDLRLLVMSDYHNSDAERRVGALGYPHLIKPRRAQMGDSREADRFCRDLLDVLWRLRAGELAVATGDMVNLGHELRLELGDDLNGEVESVEPSTGIALLRGMLEELSNPALGGGVTLMVLRFAAEFMNRAIIFMVRRDEIVGLGQFGIEETGGVADARVRRLRIPRNGESLFSAIIEAKHPAVVRPEPAAWNRYLFEHLGPEIPDEVFVGPIVSEGRVVAILYGDNLPDKKPIGGTEALEIFLSQAGVAMEKALLERKLLESVQGGT
- a CDS encoding chemotaxis protein CheA, whose translation is MTNTHDASGRAVDDFLAEAEEIVEKLNTDLVTLSDCADSGECDPDLLNAIFRGSHSLKGLAGMFGFTEIQSLSHNLENLLDSLRLGKIPLTPETMNVLFDSMELLSGIIRSIGSGEDHSAAIEDAVSRLNACASAREAQEVSPLRELGMPEKVLSSLTEYEEHRLLENVKKRRNIFSIHASFSLMSFDQDLGEISDTLKKEGEVVSTLPSASTSPESFIDFDILFGTDLDEEGLTALLDRDGLTIIHYGSAAQPEERSALPVAAPASPPPSSPLPSVPVLATPATMPAGIDDQLTAKSMSRTVRVDIGKLDELMNIVGELVLSHSTIADITTRMRLAGFSSLAIELGKAAKGLDRKLTELQKGVMEIRMIPVGQLFEKMSRIVRKVSREQGKKVDLKLFGADTELDKLIIEDISDPMVHIIRNAIDHGLETPEERIAAGKPERGTIRLSSYQKGNHVVIEVADDGRGFNIEKVKQKALEKGLIKTLEGVSDRDALDFIFLPGFSTADKVSELSGRGVGMDVVKSNIAAVSGMVDIESEFGKGSRIIITLPITLAIIKALLVLTADRTYAIPITSVLETIIVEEREILTVERKEVYQLRETTLPLVRLERFFKVKRETPPPGSFYVVVVGVAEKRLGIIVDDLVGQQDIVIKSLGDMFKGYKGISGAADLGDQRTILVMDVGGIIGEALRSGG
- a CDS encoding ExeA family protein; its protein translation is MYREFYGLREKPFSKTPDPRYLFLSRGHREALARLQYAVEERELALLTGDIGCGKTTISRALMDAMGEACRFCFIFNPRLSPLEFLRVIARSLGIDNPAGAKDELLKQLTETLYLMHAEGRCPVIVVDEAQLIPDRDVFDEIRLLTNYQLDDQNLMSVVLMGQPELRQILADPVHEPLRQRIALHYHLQPLSLDETLEYIDFRLEVAGGTPGLFSPDAVQRIHELSGGVPRKINILATNALLVGYGRDAAWIDASLVEELRDEANLY